The following is a genomic window from Desulfovibrio sp. JC010.
AATTGTAGTTCCAAATCTGAGTAGAGATAAATTCTGCCGGAGTCCATTCAAGACCTGCCATGATTACACCGCTGTTCCGGGACTGCACTCCGTCATCATCAGCCAGCCTGGTCATGCTTTTAAAAACATCCGAATTTTTGGCCTTCATTTTATCCACATAACCGAGGGTAAAATTTACATCCGGGAGAAGGGAGGTTCCGGCGGTATAGGCTTCAAACAGGTTGGGGACCATCTTGTCGTCGTCACCGTTGATGAGCGGGGTTTCAAGGTCCTGCCGATAAACTTTAATGTAAGAATCCCAATGTTCGAGCAGGGCGTAAGCCTTACCGAGTACGGCGTAGCCTTCATTGTTGTCGTCCAGCAATTCCGTGCCGCCCCGGTCTTTCTGGTCGAAGACGCCCACCGGGGTAACCCCGTATCCGGTCAGTCCGAAGCTGAAAATATCCCCGAACTTGGGAGATTCGTATTCAAGGCTGCCGCCAAGGGCCAGCGACTCGGAAATGTTGGCGTCAAAAAACTCACCTTCCTTGTCCCGGTGGGTCAGATAATAGGCCCTGAAATTGGCTTTGAGGCTGCCGTATTTTGTCATGGAGGAATCCTCGTCGGTTTCCGCTGATCCCAATGTGGGGAAGGCCATGCTCGATAGCAGAATCAATAGTATTAACTGTATCGTTTTTAATTTCATTGTCATTTCTCATACCTGTGCGATATAGGGACAGATTTTTTTTTACATGGACAGCGCGTTCTTCCATTGTCTGAATATTTTCGGATACTCCAACACACTGGAATCAACGTACATGGGCAGGCATATTACGGCCCCATTCTTAATTGCCGGAACTTCAGCAAGGGACGGTTTGTCCTTTAGGGCCTTGGCTATAGCCCGCTGAACGGCATCAGCATCACCGGTGATGACAATAACATCGGGATTGGCCTGATCGAGATCGGTAAATTTTCTCTTGGTCGCAAAACCTTTACTTACCTTCATTTTTTTACTGAAAATTTTTGCGCCAATGTTTTCGCAACCGAGTTTGGAAAGTATGTAGTGGTCAGAGTATCCTCCGGGGGCCTCAACCTGAACAAAATATTTGCCTGAAGCCATGTTCAGCCCTTTGAGCACAAGCACCCGCTTTCCAAGATTTGCAACTTTAATTGACTCCATGCCCTTTTCATATTTTTGGACAAGGTCAATTCCCAGCTGCTCTTTATCCAGTATTAAAGCTATCTGCTTAATGGCTGAAGCTACTCCTTGGGAAAAATCCACATATTCAACCTGCACTCCGGGAACGTCGGCTACCAAACCAACAATATTCACAGGGTTAACTTTTTTCTTGTGCAGGCAGAACTGCGGACTTTTTTCAACAATAATTTTCTTCAAACCATACTTTTTCATATATGCGGCAACGGCTTTGGGCTTTTTCTTAGTTGCGTATAGTGGGCAACCCAATATGTCAGTTGCCAGTTTCAACTGTGCTCCCTTTTCCCATTGTGATCCCCTGATCACCATAGCCTGAGGAATAACTCCCAGACCAAGAGCAATATCAACCACACGGTCCCCGACCATCACCGCTGCGATTTTTTCAGGAGCGTAGGTAGGTCCGGCATGGGCTGTTACTACACTCAGTTGCATAAACAGCCCTGCGATAAGCAGGCTGAACAAAGTTGCGTGTTTGTACGATTTTTTACTCATTTTAACCTCGTTTCAAATGAATTTAACTTTCAAAATCAATCAGACAGTATAGTAGTGCATCAAAATAAAGAAAAACCGCATGCCCTGCCCAAGCAAAGCATGCGGTTTTCAGCATTCTTGATTTAACCGAAACCGAGTGAGGTGCCAGCCTGATAGACAATGACAGCCAGAGCGTAACCGAAACCGAGTGAACCGAAGACCGAGAACAGCCCCCATTTCCAATTGGTTTCGCGGATGATTACCGCCACCGTGACCATGCATGGCACGTAAACCAGCAGAAAGACGATTACCGACCAGATGACCGCAGGTGTCCAGGCCGGGTCCGCCGCCAGCTTGGCACTGAGCGAAGTCGCGTCCTCGGGATCTTCCTCGCCAAGAGAATAAGCCGTTGACATGGTCGAGACAAAAACCTCCTTGGCCGCGAACGCCCCGATAAAGGCGATGTTGGCCTGCCACGGAAATCCTGCGGGATCAGTTACAGGGGTGATAGCCTCACTTATCTGTCCGGCGTAGGAATTTTTCAGGGCTTCCTCGCCTTCTCTGTTACTGATCCTGGCAAGGGCGTCATCAAGTTTTGTTTTTACCTCTTCAGGAGTCCCACTCCATGTTTTGCTCTGCTCGGTGACCTGCGCACGCTGGGTATCGAAAGCCGCCACCTGACCCGGAGTCGGCTGCGGGAATGTCATCAAAGCCCACATGAGCACAGAAATGGCCAGAATGACGGTCCCGGCTTTTTTGATGTATTCCCAGACACGGTCCCAGGTATGGATGGCAACCCCGCGCAGGGTGGGGATGCGGTAAGGCGGCAGTTCCATGACAAAGGGAGTGGCCTCACCTTTGAGCACGGTCCAGCGCAGCAGACGGCCCACGCACAGGGCCAGCACCCACGAAAGCAGGACAATACCGAACATTACATCCGTGGCGTTATCAGGGTAAAATGCTCCGACAATGAGGATATAGGCGGTGGTTTTCGCTCCGCAGACCATGAACGGTGCGGTGAGGATGGTGGCGATGCGTTCCTTGGGACTGCGCAGGGTCCGGCAGGTCATGACTCCGGGAACAGCGCAGCCGCCGGGAAGTCCCCCGGACATAATGAAGGGCATGATGGACATGCCGTGCAGGCCGAAGGCCCGGAAAACCCGGTCAACCATATAAGAAACGCGGGCCATGTAGCCGAGGTCCTCCAGAAAAACGAGCATAGCGAACATGATCAGGATCAGCGGGGTAAAGCCCATGACCGCGCCCACGCCGTCGATGGCCCCGGAGATAATCATGGATTTGAGGAGTCCATCCGGCATGAGCGTATCAACCACACCGGAAATCCAGCCGAAACCGTCTTCAACCCAGCCCTGCGGGATAGCACCCACGTTAAAGGTGATGTAGAACATACCGTACATCACCGCCAGCATGATCAGGGGGCCGAGAAGTTTGTGGGTCAGGATCATATCCACTTTATCGGAGTTATCGAAACGCAGGTTGTCTTCGCGGCTGATTACTCCCTGCTTGAGCAGTGAGTTGATGAACCCGTAGCGGTAGTCGGCCAGCACTGCTTCAGGATAAGTGTCCATGGTTTTCTTGATGTGTTCCGCAACTTCTTTGACCTTGCTTTCCAGCAAGAGGGCCACCTGAGGATTTACTTTCTGGCCGTTTTCAAGAATGATTTCATCTTCTTCAATATATTTGACCGCCAGCCAGTGCGGATTGTAGCGGTCGGTCATAAAATTGTTCTCTTTGATGAGCTCACTCATTTCCTCAATGGCCTGATCAAGGTCATGGCCGTAGGAAATATCCATGGGTGTCCATTTGCCGCCAGTCCTGTCAGCGACTTCCTTGACGTGCTCCATGAGTTCGTCGCGGCCTTCGCCTTTGCGGGCCACGCACTCCACAACCGGAACGCCGAGCAGTTCGGAAAGTTTTTCGGAATCAATGCGGATGCCTTTTTTGCGCACCTCGTCCATCATGTTCAGGCCGAGAACCACCGGAACACCGATTTCCATAAACTGCACCGCAAGATAGAGTGACCGCTCAAGAGAAGTCGCATCCAGCATGTTGATAACCACATCCGGCATCTCGTCAACAATCACATCACGGGCGACAACTTCTTCCATGGAATAGGAAGTCAGAGAGTAAGTTCCGGGAAGATCGACCAGATCAGCCCGGAAATCACCCTTTTCATAATGTCCTTCAGTGCGGTCCACGGTGATACCCGGATAGTTCCCCACACGGGCAGTAGCCCCGGTCAGGGCATTGAACATGGTACTTTTGCCGCAGTTGGGCTGGCCGGATACGGCTACATAATATTTCTTAGCCATGGATTAATTCTCCACGTCAATTGTTATGTAGTCAGCCTCATTATTGCGCAGGGTCAGGGTAAATCCCTTCATGCGCAGGGCTACCGGATCTTTCAGAGGCGCACGGCCAACGACAACCAGCTCGGTTCCCGGAACAAGTCCCATATCCCTGATTCTGCGTCCCAGTTCACCGCTGGCGTTGACAGAAGAGACAATTCCCTTTTGATTTTTTGGCATTTTTCTGAGTGAAATAGACATAACTATCCTTTTGTTATTTTATCAAAAAAATTGACATTCCCTCGACCTATGATGCATGAGGACATTACTGAAATGAAAATGAATGTCAATATCTACAATCATAGATAAAGAATCTTCTTTGTTTACTGCAAACAATATCAAGATTAACCCGGTATTAGAGTCGGTCAGCAATTTTTGCCCGGCTCACAACACTAAAATGTTTGCCATGCCTGAATATGCAACCGACCGCAGGCATTTACTAAATATGCTGATCTTGTCAAGAAGCTTCACGGACAGATAATAGTCTTTTCATTATTGCCAAATGAAGACAAAACAATTGAA
Proteins encoded in this region:
- a CDS encoding FeoA domain-containing protein is translated as MSISLRKMPKNQKGIVSSVNASGELGRRIRDMGLVPGTELVVVGRAPLKDPVALRMKGFTLTLRNNEADYITIDVEN
- the feoB gene encoding ferrous iron transport protein B; this encodes MAKKYYVAVSGQPNCGKSTMFNALTGATARVGNYPGITVDRTEGHYEKGDFRADLVDLPGTYSLTSYSMEEVVARDVIVDEMPDVVINMLDATSLERSLYLAVQFMEIGVPVVLGLNMMDEVRKKGIRIDSEKLSELLGVPVVECVARKGEGRDELMEHVKEVADRTGGKWTPMDISYGHDLDQAIEEMSELIKENNFMTDRYNPHWLAVKYIEEDEIILENGQKVNPQVALLLESKVKEVAEHIKKTMDTYPEAVLADYRYGFINSLLKQGVISREDNLRFDNSDKVDMILTHKLLGPLIMLAVMYGMFYITFNVGAIPQGWVEDGFGWISGVVDTLMPDGLLKSMIISGAIDGVGAVMGFTPLILIMFAMLVFLEDLGYMARVSYMVDRVFRAFGLHGMSIMPFIMSGGLPGGCAVPGVMTCRTLRSPKERIATILTAPFMVCGAKTTAYILIVGAFYPDNATDVMFGIVLLSWVLALCVGRLLRWTVLKGEATPFVMELPPYRIPTLRGVAIHTWDRVWEYIKKAGTVILAISVLMWALMTFPQPTPGQVAAFDTQRAQVTEQSKTWSGTPEEVKTKLDDALARISNREGEEALKNSYAGQISEAITPVTDPAGFPWQANIAFIGAFAAKEVFVSTMSTAYSLGEEDPEDATSLSAKLAADPAWTPAVIWSVIVFLLVYVPCMVTVAVIIRETNWKWGLFSVFGSLGFGYALAVIVYQAGTSLGFG
- a CDS encoding ABC transporter substrate-binding protein, giving the protein MSKKSYKHATLFSLLIAGLFMQLSVVTAHAGPTYAPEKIAAVMVGDRVVDIALGLGVIPQAMVIRGSQWEKGAQLKLATDILGCPLYATKKKPKAVAAYMKKYGLKKIIVEKSPQFCLHKKKVNPVNIVGLVADVPGVQVEYVDFSQGVASAIKQIALILDKEQLGIDLVQKYEKGMESIKVANLGKRVLVLKGLNMASGKYFVQVEAPGGYSDHYILSKLGCENIGAKIFSKKMKVSKGFATKRKFTDLDQANPDVIVITGDADAVQRAIAKALKDKPSLAEVPAIKNGAVICLPMYVDSSVLEYPKIFRQWKNALSM